The Erythrobacter sp. HL-111 DNA segment AGGCATCGCGCAATTCGCCCGTCGACAGCGCCGAGAGGATCGCGAGCGCGACCTTGCTCCCGACCCCCTGCACGCCGGTCAGCAGGCGGAACCAGTCGCGCTCCGATGCCTCGGCAAAGCCCAGCAGGCGCATGTCGTTCTCGCTCACCTGAAGGTCGGTGTGGATGGTGCAGGCCGCGCCCACCCCGCCCAGCGCGGACAGGGTCCGGGCCGAGCAATGGACGAGATAGCCGACGCCGTTCACGTCGACGATCGCCCAGTCCTCTCCGATTTCGTCGAGGCGGCCCTTGAGCTTTGCAATCATGGTCTTTTCGCGCGCTACCGCTTCGCTGCCTGAGCGCAATGTTCCTGCACCAAGCCGCAGCCGATTGCCAGAGCGGCCCGCTTGTTATCGTCGGCGCGCCACCTGTCGCCGCTGGGCGGCAGGCGAAAATCGCCACAATCTCGACACACCGCGCGAATCCGCTAAGGCTCGCTGCCCATGAGCTTCAACACTTTCGGGCGCGTGCTG contains these protein-coding regions:
- the ruvA gene encoding Holliday junction branch migration protein RuvA is translated as MIAKLKGRLDEIGEDWAIVDVNGVGYLVHCSARTLSALGGVGAACTIHTDLQVSENDMRLLGFAEASERDWFRLLTGVQGVGSKVALAILSALSTGELRDACAGGDAASVARANGVGPKLAGRIVNELKDKAGALPGGTGAPAGAASIAPAGSASADAVSALENLGFKPAIAAQAVARAQAELGEDAATSELIRVALKKAAG